In the genome of Denticeps clupeoides chromosome 13, fDenClu1.1, whole genome shotgun sequence, one region contains:
- the nrtn gene encoding neurturin, whose amino-acid sequence MKLWKCVAIVLMLCGAALTVFLTRTAPTGESSSPSSHSALYGSSKSSPVTGRRRPRAVEGMDAVLSEFMQMFKSFTEGELKQVIAALVEREKASEGRRTKRAQKGPKHCSLRKIELTVTNLGLGYVSDETIFFTYCSGRCRESRSNYDLALERILSRKKRRCCRPTSYSDILFLGNNFKYQTIYNLTADKCGCL is encoded by the exons ATGAAGTTATGGAAGTGTGTCGCCATCGTCTTGATGCTCTGTGGTGCAGCGCTGACTGTTTTCCTCACTAGAACTGCTCCTACCGGGGAGTCTTCATCACCTTCATCACATTCAGCACTGTATGGTAGTTCCAAATCTTCTCCTGTGACTGGAAGACGTAGACCCAGAGCGGTTGAAGGCATGGATGCCGTCCTTTCTGAAT TCATGCAGATGTTCAAGAGCTTCACTGAGGGAGAACTCAAGCAAGTCATTGCAGCCTTGGTGGAACGGGAGAAGGCCAGCGAGGGCAGAAGGACTAAACGGGCCCAAAAGGGACCAAAGCACTGTTCACTCAGGAAAATCGAGCTCACTGTAACCAACCTGGGCCTCGGCTACGTCAGCGATGAGACCATTTTTTTCACCTACTGCAGTGGCAGATGCAGAGAGAGCAGGAGCAACTATGATCTTGCTCTGGAGCGGATCCTGAGTAGGAAAAAAAGACGCTGCTGCCGCCCCACATCTTACAGTGACATCTTGTTCCTTGGGAACAACTTCAAATACCAAACCATCTACAACCTGACAGCTGATAAGTGTGGCTGTTTATAG
- the ctns gene encoding cystinosin — protein sequence MKMSILVLFGVLLLTPCMPVTCDPNVTLSAPATVDLVENHSKNITISSSAPLNADVIIQFNITSVNVSSLQLPEWVLLPAKNTTASFEVHANSVGQVTAYLYSNTTEISSLTTRIRFLIVRSNILVIINQIIGWIYFLAWSVSFYPQAYENWKRKSVVGLSFDFLALNLTGFVSYSVFNVGLFWIPYIKEEFLRIYPNGVNPVDPNDVFFSLHALALTLVYVCQCVCYERGDQKVSKVAIFLLCLAWTFALVSLFVAVAGRITWLEYLYYFSYIKLGVTLVKYIPQAYMNYKRQSTVGWSIGNVLLDFTGGSLSVLQMFLESYNNDQWKLIFGDPTKFGLGLLSIFFDVVFIVQHYCLYRKSQYELVDG from the exons ATGAAGATGTCGATCCTCGTCCTATTCGGAGTTCTGTTACTGACACCCTGCATGCCCGTGACTTGTG aTCCAAATGTGACATTGTCTGCCCCAGCCACAGTAGATTTAGTTGAGAatcattcaaaaaatattaccataagctcaag tgCTCCTCTGAATGCAGATGTTATCATTCAATTTAACATCACCTCTGTAAATGTCAGCTCTCTTCAGCTCCCAGAATGG GTTTTATTACCAGCAAAAAACACCACAGCAAGTTTTGAGGTCCACGCAAATAGTGTGGGTCAAGTGACAGCCTATTTATACAGTAACACCACAGAAATATCCAG CTTAACTACCAGAATAAGATTTTTGATTGTCAGAAGCAACATTCTTGTGATAATTAACCAAATTATTGGCTGGATTTACTTTCTGGCTTGGTCTGTTTCATTCTACCCTCAGGCCTATGAAAACTGGAAGCGAAAAAG tgtGGTTGGACTGAGCTTTGACTTCCTGGCACTCAACTTAACAGGATTTGTATCCTACAGTGTTTTCAATGTTGGTCTGTTCTGGATACCTTACATTAAG GAAGAGTTTTTGAGGATTTACCCTAATGGTGTGAATCCTGTGGATCCAAATGACGTCTTTTTTAGTCTCCATGCGCTGGCTTTGACTCTAGTGTATGTTTGTCAGTGTGTTTGTTATGAG aGAGGAGACCAAAAGGTGTCCAAAGTGGccatttttctgctttgtttGGCTTGGACATTTGCTCTGGTCTCCCTCTTTGTGGCTGTTGCAGGAAGGATCACTTGGCTTGAATACCTGTATTACTTCTCGTATATTAAGCTTGGTGTCACGCTTGTCAAATACATCCCTCAG GCCTACATGAACTACAAGAGACAGAGTACAGTCGGTTGGAGCATTGGTAATGTTCTGCTGGATTTCACTGGTGGCAGTTTAAGTGTCTTACAAATGTTCCTGGAGTCTTACAACAATG ACCAGTGGAAGCTCATCTTTGGGGATCCAACAAAATTTGGATTAGGTCTTCTGTCTATATTTTTTGATGTGGTGTTTATAGTACAGCATTATTGTTTGTACAGAAAATCACAGTACGAACTTGTTGATGGTTAA
- the ranbp3a gene encoding ran-binding protein 3a encodes MSLAEDHGHQKGSKMADLANEEKPAIAPPVFVFQKDKAQKRSADGSSAEDGEDSDKEDGYCPPVKRERTSSQAHFPPSHTVSKNNVFMPSSFCQSPTGNSDSEPEEKTVGFRLKPPTLIHGQAPSAGVPSQKPKEQQRSVLRPAVLQAPPTKRFTLGTQAIFSDSKSCTNGVNQGSEGPLPHQNAEKKSADTTAMSLIKDEEQGKKELIEKSEVKSSVSESSSFVFGQNLKDRAKVKESNESKSNETDSPLSEETNYFLQYISSNTSFHQTANSDDSSSKFVFGQNMSDRVLSPLKSGEPLTENSKEAPPVPSCEPLSSKDSTSEKGTEVASNLSKMCSSELGEVAPVQKNNVAAESLEASAAAYTKATAKRCILEKVEVRTGEESESNVLQMQCKLFVFDKSAQSWVERGCGLLRLNDMASTDDGTLQSRLVMRTQGSLRLILNTKLWVQMQVDKASEKSIRITAMDTEDKEVKVFLILASSKDAGQLFAALHHRILALRSRAEQEPEVKTTLPVVTQSNEEDSDEDDAPSTASAPAAGNTEAGEAQSAGST; translated from the exons ATGTCACTCGCAGAGGATCATGGGCATCAGAAAGGAAGTAAAATGGCGGACTTGGCGAATGAAG AAAAGCCTGCTATAGCTCCACCAGTATTTGTATTCCAGAAGGATAAAGCCCAGAAG agATCAGCAGATGGGTCAAGTGCAGAAGATGGAGAGG ATTCCGATAAAGAGGATGGCTACTGTCCCCCAGTTAAAAGAGAAAGAACCTCCTCACAAGCACATTTTCCACCTTCTCATACTG TTTCAAAGAACAACGTGTTCATGCCGTCCAGCTTCTGTCAGTCACCTACAggcaattctgattctgaacctG AAGAGAAAACGGTTGGGTTTCGCTTGAAACCTCCCACACTAATCCATGGGCAAGCGCCAAGTGCTG GTGTCCCAAGCCAGAAGCCAAAAGAGCAGCAACGCAGTGTGCTTCGCCCCGCTGTGCTTCAGGCCCCTCCAACCAAGCGTTTTACACTGGGGA CCCAGGCTATATTCTCAGACTCTAAAAGCTGTACAAATGGTGTGAACCAGGGCTCTGAGGGACCACTGCCCCACCAGAATGCAGAGAAAAAGAGCGCTGATACTACAGCAATGTCACTG ATAAAAGATGAGGAGCAAGGCAAAAAGGAGTTAATAGAGAAATCTGAAGTAAAAAGTTCAGTGTCAGAGTcatcttcatttgtttttggacAGAATCTCAAGGACCGAGCCAAG gtGAAAGAGAGTAATGAATCAAAATCCAATGAGACGGACTCTCCATTATCAGAGGAGACTAATTACTTTCTGCAGTACATCAGCAGCAACACGAG CTTTCATCAGACTGCCAACAGCGATGATTCCAGCTCAAAGTTCGTTTTTGGTCAGAACATGTCTGATCGTGTCTTG AGCCCCCTAAAAAGTGGTGAACCGTTGACAGAAAACTCAAAAGAAGCACCACCTGTCCCATCATGTGAGCCCCTGTCCTCAAAGGACTCCACTTCTGAGAAAGGGACCGAAGTGGCCTCAAACCTCTCCAAAATGTGCTCCTCAGAGCTGGGAGAGGTTGCCCCTGTTCAGAAAA ATAATGTCGCAGCTGAGTCTTTGGAGGCCTCTGCAGCAGCGTACACCAAAGCCACTGCCAAGAGGTGTATATTGGAGAAGGTGGAGGTCAGGACCGGAGAGGAGTCTGAAAGTAACGTCTTACAG ATGCAGTGTAAGTTATTTGTCTTTGATAAATCTGCCCAGTCCTGGGTGGAGAGAGGCTGTGGCCTGCTGCGGCTGAATGACATGGCATCCACTGATGATGGAACGTTGCAGTCCAGACTGG TAATGCGCACACAGGGCAGCTTGCGCCTGATTCTGAACACAAAGCTGTGGGTGCAGATGCAGGTGGACAAAGCCAGCGAGAAGAGTATTCGCATCACTGCAATGGACACAGAAGACAAAGAGGTCAAGGTGTTCCTCATATTG GCCAGCTCCAAAGATGCAGGCCAGCTTTTTGCTGCCCTGCACCACCGAATCCTGGCACTGCGTAGCCGAGCTGAACAGGAGCCAGAGGTCAAGACGACACTTCCAGTGGTCACACAGTCCAATGAGGAGGATAGCGATGAGGATGACGCCCCCAGCACAGCTTCTGCCCCTGCAGCTG GAAACACTGAGGCAGGAGAGGCCCAGTCTGCAGGGAGCACATAA